One region of gamma proteobacterium HIMB55 genomic DNA includes:
- a CDS encoding NADH:flavin oxidoreductase (PFAM: NADH:flavin oxidoreductase / NADH oxidase family), whose amino-acid sequence MLEQPLTLPCGAVVPNRMCKAAMTEGLAHPDGTASEELERLYGIWSDGGSGILLSGNIQVDGDHLERPGNVIVDRQLSESAFAALARMAAAGTRNGNHLWAQISHAGRQTQKIVNPAPKAPSAVRLRLPQSQFGEPVALTAEEIESVIDRFVGCAVTCKEAGFTGVQFHSAHGYLLSQFLSPLTNQRDDEWGGSLENRARALIAIVTKAREALGADFPISVKLNSADFQKGGFDFDDSLTVATWLAEAGVDLLEISGGTYEQPRLLNLDGVEPIEEQSLARSTLAREAYFVDFAKAMRDQLSIPIMVTGGLRRREVMNHVLETGGADMIGLGRPLCVDADGPNQLLDGADELARYEDNLSLLPSWLMWLTRFNAVRTINSFATQFWFYEQIANIGRTGSTDPKLTVFAATMAQQKAAAAWMATRKG is encoded by the coding sequence ATGCTAGAGCAACCTTTGACACTACCCTGTGGTGCGGTAGTGCCTAACCGTATGTGTAAAGCCGCCATGACTGAAGGCCTGGCACATCCAGACGGAACTGCATCAGAGGAGCTAGAACGGCTCTACGGCATCTGGAGCGACGGCGGTTCTGGCATCCTACTCTCGGGGAATATTCAGGTAGATGGTGATCACCTTGAACGCCCCGGCAACGTCATCGTCGACCGACAGCTCTCTGAAAGTGCGTTTGCAGCACTTGCAAGAATGGCTGCGGCAGGCACTCGCAACGGTAATCATTTGTGGGCACAGATCAGCCATGCGGGTCGACAAACACAAAAGATCGTTAACCCAGCACCAAAGGCGCCATCTGCCGTCCGCCTGCGTTTACCCCAAAGCCAGTTTGGTGAACCTGTTGCATTAACCGCAGAGGAGATCGAGTCGGTTATTGACCGGTTTGTGGGTTGCGCAGTCACCTGCAAAGAGGCGGGCTTTACGGGCGTACAATTTCACTCCGCACACGGCTATTTGCTGTCTCAATTCTTAAGCCCGCTAACGAATCAGCGCGATGACGAATGGGGTGGCTCACTTGAAAATCGTGCACGGGCACTCATTGCCATCGTCACCAAAGCACGAGAGGCGCTCGGCGCAGACTTCCCCATCTCCGTAAAACTCAATAGTGCAGACTTCCAAAAGGGCGGGTTTGATTTTGATGACTCATTGACGGTGGCAACGTGGCTAGCGGAAGCCGGTGTTGACCTGCTGGAAATTTCGGGTGGCACCTACGAGCAGCCACGACTGCTCAATCTTGATGGTGTTGAGCCCATCGAAGAGCAGTCGCTTGCCCGCAGCACACTGGCGCGTGAGGCCTATTTTGTAGATTTCGCAAAGGCCATGCGGGATCAACTATCCATCCCCATCATGGTGACCGGTGGCCTTCGTCGCAGAGAGGTCATGAATCATGTTTTGGAAACGGGTGGTGCGGACATGATTGGCTTGGGTCGCCCCCTCTGCGTAGACGCAGACGGTCCCAACCAACTACTCGACGGGGCAGACGAACTTGCTCGATACGAGGACAACCTCTCACTTCTTCCCAGTTGGTTGATGTGGCTCACGCGGTTCAACGCCGTACGGACCATCAACTCGTTCGCGACGCAATTTTGGTTTTATGAGCAGATAGCCAACATTGGCCGAACAGGGTCTACAGATCCTAAGCTCACTGTTTTCGCCGCCACTATGGCTCAGCAAAAAGCCGCAGCAGCATGGATGGCAACTCGAAAGGGATAA
- a CDS encoding acyl-CoA hydrolase (PFAM: Thioesterase superfamily~TIGRFAM: uncharacterized domain 1) — protein MEGHTVAYSQSTIIELMVPSYANFGGKVHGGTLMSLMDKVAYVCASKHAGNYCVTVSVDNVEFLQPVEVGEVIKLMGSVNYVGRKSLVVGIKVVAENLQAGISKHTNTCYFTMVAKSPDGNTAEVPPLILKSQDDVRRYLSALQRKRLRTQDNEFMDKYRQNFVYDLASAELLQDQRCHVTLEPEE, from the coding sequence GTGGAAGGACACACCGTCGCTTACTCGCAAAGCACCATTATCGAACTTATGGTGCCCAGCTATGCCAACTTTGGTGGCAAGGTTCACGGCGGAACGCTGATGTCGCTGATGGACAAGGTGGCCTACGTATGCGCCAGTAAACATGCTGGAAATTATTGCGTTACTGTCTCGGTTGATAACGTGGAGTTTTTGCAACCGGTAGAAGTGGGCGAGGTCATTAAACTCATGGGATCCGTCAACTATGTGGGTCGAAAGTCCCTGGTTGTTGGCATCAAAGTGGTCGCAGAAAACCTGCAAGCGGGTATTAGCAAACACACCAACACCTGCTACTTCACTATGGTGGCTAAAAGTCCCGATGGCAACACTGCTGAGGTCCCGCCACTCATTCTGAAGTCGCAAGATGATGTTCGCCGATATCTAAGCGCCCTGCAGCGAAAGCGTCTCAGAACTCAAGATAACGAGTTCATGGATAAATACCGGCAAAATTTCGTTTATGATCTAGCATCGGCAGAGTTACTGCAGGATCAACGCTGCCACGTAACACTCGAACCCGAAGAATAA